In Cicer arietinum cultivar CDC Frontier isolate Library 1 chromosome 1, Cicar.CDCFrontier_v2.0, whole genome shotgun sequence, one DNA window encodes the following:
- the LOC101493366 gene encoding ras-related protein RABA1b yields MAGYRADDDYDYLFKVVLIGDSGVGKSNLLSRFTKNEFNLESKSTIGVEFATRTLNVDSKVIKAQIWDTAGQERYRAITSAYYRGAVGALLVYDVTRHATFENVDRWLKELRNHTDSNIVVMLVGNKSDLRHLVAVSTEDGKSYAEKESLYFMETSALEASNVENAFAEVLTQIYRIVSKKAVEGAENGNASVPAKGEKIDLKNDVSALKRVGCCSS; encoded by the exons ATGGCAGGTTACAGAGCAGACGATGACTACGACTATCTATTCAAGGTAGTTCTGATCGGCGACTCCGGTGTCGGCAAATCGAATCTTCTCTCGCGTTTCACGAAGAACGAGTTCAACCTTGAGTCCAAATCCACCATTGGTGTTGAGTTCGCTACTCGTACTTTGAATGTTGATTCTAAAGTCATCAAGGCTCAGATCTGGGATACTGCTGGTCAAGAGAG GTATCGTGCCATCACCAGTGCTTACTATCGCGGGGCAGTCGGTGCACTTCTTGTATATGACGTCACACGCCATGCAACATTTGAGAACGTCGACAGATGGCTGAAAGAACTGCGAAACCACACAGATTCAAACATTGTTGTGATGCTTGTTGGGAACAAGTCAGATCTTCGTCATCTTGTAGCTGTATCAACAGAAGATGGGAAGTCTTACGCTGAGAAAGAATCACTTTACTTCATGGAAACCTCAGCTCTTGAGGCTTCTAACGTAGAGAATGCATTTGCTGAAGTTCTCACTCAGATCTACCGTATTGTTAGCAAGAAAGCTGTAGAGGGTGCTGAAAATGGAAACGCGTCTGTGCCAGCCAAAGGAGAGAAAATAGATCTTAAAAATGATGTTTCTGCCCTGAAGAGAGTTGGTTGTTGTTCAAGCTAA